A genomic stretch from Chitinophaga agri includes:
- a CDS encoding ATP-binding protein — MNIRSIVNKDNINLLNCESEPIHIPGCIQEHGFLLGLAHDSLLIKYCSENVPAFTGFTHLQLLGKPLQLLCSAEQEDMLRAFLAAASFDQRQPFVFTINDVKYNTKPHISNNTIILEFEPFPDGTLDMPNLYKQTQQFVSYLNDAQDLKQLCQSIASETRSITGYDRVMIYRFDKNYNGEVIAEAKRDDLLPLLGHNYPHTDIPAQARALYLTNMLRMIVDVDYQPVPLYTIADEQQEKHLDLSLSILRSVSPIHIEYLKNMGVRATLTISLIQDNKLWGLISCHHYSPKNIPHYTRLSALLQGYFFTSQIRVRQAADEYNYAQLIEHNIQPVLELMSGDNFIEQHFENPLLREAIRASGFVIVLNEVVYRNGNVPPDEQLFPLLQWLKQYSTSGHYSTDHLVEVYAPATDMSDTVAGLIYHTLDSENKNCVIWLRPEMEKSINWAGNPSKAIVMDAAGARLSPRKSFELWKEVVKCYSEEWVTPELTVAARLANSLQKQAHLADIRREEKRYKELAAKLEAANAELENFNWISAHDLKEPLRKIQLFASRTFYSEVSLDIYKDSLVKIQLAASKIQLLLDSMLSFATMSKTNEEFEKINLNNTLTQVIGKYRKEINAKEAVITSDALPSLDVLPFQAEQLFSNLISNSLKFSKDDTPLKLAIRYHRSPQYHIITFKDNGIGFQNKYADIIFKIFQSLNKNGPQSNIGIGLAICKKIMDNHNGTITAEGEEGLGAMFSVSFPT, encoded by the coding sequence ATGAATATCAGAAGTATCGTCAATAAGGATAACATCAACTTATTGAACTGTGAAAGTGAACCGATTCACATCCCGGGATGTATTCAGGAGCACGGATTTTTACTGGGTCTGGCACACGATTCACTGCTTATCAAATATTGCAGCGAAAACGTACCGGCCTTCACCGGATTCACACATCTTCAGTTACTGGGCAAGCCGCTACAATTGCTCTGCAGCGCCGAACAGGAAGACATGCTGCGTGCATTTCTGGCAGCTGCTTCCTTCGACCAGCGTCAACCTTTTGTCTTCACCATCAATGATGTAAAGTACAATACCAAACCGCATATCAGTAACAATACCATCATCCTGGAATTTGAACCCTTCCCTGATGGCACACTGGACATGCCCAACCTGTACAAACAAACCCAACAGTTTGTTTCGTATCTGAACGACGCACAGGACCTGAAGCAGCTATGTCAGTCCATCGCTTCAGAAACCAGATCCATTACCGGTTACGACCGTGTGATGATCTACCGTTTTGACAAGAACTATAACGGAGAAGTGATTGCAGAAGCCAAACGTGACGACCTCCTCCCGCTACTCGGACATAACTATCCACATACCGATATACCTGCGCAGGCCAGAGCGCTCTACCTGACCAATATGCTACGTATGATCGTAGATGTGGATTATCAGCCAGTGCCACTGTATACTATTGCAGACGAGCAACAGGAAAAACACCTGGATCTCAGCCTCTCTATTCTCAGGAGTGTATCTCCCATACACATCGAATACCTGAAGAATATGGGTGTCAGGGCCACACTCACTATTTCGTTAATACAGGATAATAAGCTATGGGGACTGATCTCCTGCCATCATTATTCTCCTAAGAATATTCCTCATTACACGCGCTTATCTGCCCTTCTGCAGGGATATTTCTTTACGTCCCAGATCAGGGTAAGGCAGGCGGCTGATGAGTATAACTACGCGCAGCTGATCGAACATAACATCCAGCCGGTGCTGGAGCTGATGTCTGGTGACAATTTCATAGAACAGCATTTTGAGAATCCGCTGCTGAGAGAAGCGATCCGAGCCTCCGGCTTTGTGATCGTACTGAATGAGGTAGTATACAGGAACGGGAATGTACCGCCGGATGAGCAGCTCTTCCCGCTACTGCAATGGCTGAAACAATACTCTACCAGCGGGCATTATTCCACCGATCATCTCGTGGAGGTCTATGCCCCTGCTACGGATATGAGCGACACTGTTGCCGGCCTGATCTATCACACACTGGACTCAGAAAATAAGAACTGTGTGATCTGGCTCAGACCAGAAATGGAAAAGTCGATCAACTGGGCAGGAAACCCCAGTAAGGCGATCGTCATGGACGCCGCAGGCGCCCGTCTCTCTCCACGTAAGTCTTTTGAATTATGGAAAGAGGTCGTAAAATGTTATAGCGAGGAATGGGTCACACCGGAGCTGACCGTAGCAGCACGCCTGGCGAATAGTCTCCAAAAACAGGCACATCTGGCGGATATCCGCCGGGAAGAAAAAAGGTACAAGGAGCTGGCAGCTAAACTGGAAGCAGCTAACGCGGAACTGGAAAATTTCAACTGGATCAGCGCACATGACCTGAAAGAACCCCTGCGTAAGATACAGCTCTTTGCTTCCAGGACCTTCTATTCGGAAGTCTCCCTGGATATCTACAAAGACTCACTGGTGAAAATACAACTGGCAGCCTCCAAAATACAGCTGCTGCTGGACAGTATGCTGTCCTTCGCTACCATGAGCAAGACCAACGAGGAGTTTGAAAAGATCAACCTGAATAATACATTAACGCAGGTGATCGGTAAGTACAGGAAAGAGATCAATGCAAAAGAAGCGGTCATCACCTCAGATGCACTGCCTTCCCTGGATGTATTACCTTTTCAGGCAGAACAACTTTTCTCTAACCTGATCTCCAATTCCCTGAAATTCTCAAAGGACGATACCCCGCTGAAGCTGGCTATTCGCTATCACAGATCTCCGCAGTATCATATCATTACGTTCAAAGACAACGGCATCGGGTTCCAGAATAAATACGCGGATATTATCTTCAAGATCTTCCAGAGCCTGAATAAAAATGGTCCGCAATCCAACATTGGGATAGGACTGGCCATCTGTAAAAAGATCATGGATAACCACAATGGTACGATCACGGCTGAAGGCGAGGAAGGCCTCGGAGCAATGTTCAGTGTCTCCTTCCCTACCTGA
- a CDS encoding LamG domain-containing protein gives MKTLTGLVLALFSPLLFACQKQLIAEQAPVLSLDDRQQAAVAAATWETVIDNATFASYTAFEAAWNYLYPWGSDHNGTARMYGSPTDHNHIYLNNGVLTIKATSINWNEGNSSSDPYLPIRYHSGAVNTKQHVVVNDQFPNWEVKCDFQVPIVTGSWPAFWLTGVNSWPPESDIMEFKGNATNWQNTFRTPSDVSSTLTTVSSPGSWHTYRAWITKVSATHVDIHYYIDGVWKAVHNADFVGKPLYVIINMQMEGSSGSPGPTADTYLNARNIYIGRTRAY, from the coding sequence ATGAAAACACTGACCGGACTGGTGCTGGCCTTATTTTCTCCCTTGCTTTTTGCCTGCCAGAAACAGCTCATCGCCGAACAGGCGCCAGTACTATCTTTAGATGACAGGCAGCAGGCGGCTGTTGCTGCGGCGACCTGGGAAACCGTTATAGACAATGCTACTTTCGCCAGTTATACGGCGTTCGAAGCGGCATGGAACTACCTGTATCCATGGGGATCTGACCACAACGGGACAGCCCGTATGTATGGTAGTCCTACAGATCATAATCATATCTACCTCAACAATGGGGTACTGACTATCAAAGCTACCAGCATCAACTGGAATGAAGGTAACAGCAGTTCGGACCCCTATCTGCCGATCCGGTATCACTCCGGTGCAGTAAATACCAAACAACATGTGGTCGTTAACGATCAGTTCCCTAACTGGGAAGTGAAATGTGACTTCCAGGTACCCATTGTTACCGGTTCCTGGCCTGCCTTCTGGCTGACAGGCGTGAACAGCTGGCCGCCGGAAAGCGACATCATGGAGTTCAAAGGGAATGCCACAAACTGGCAGAATACATTCAGAACACCTTCAGATGTGTCAAGTACGCTAACGACGGTATCGTCACCAGGCAGCTGGCATACGTATCGTGCGTGGATCACGAAGGTGAGTGCCACACATGTGGACATCCACTACTACATTGATGGTGTATGGAAAGCGGTTCACAATGCTGATTTTGTGGGCAAACCCCTCTATGTGATCATCAATATGCAGATGGAGGGCTCCAGTGGTAGTCCCGGCCCGACAGCGGATACCTATCTGAATGCCAGAAATATCTATATAGGAAGAACGAGGGCGTATTAG
- a CDS encoding phosphodiester glycosidase family protein produces MRRTYHSGVGILSNGNVVFIISKEANTTFFDFASIFKDLFGCSDALYLDGAISKMYLPQHRPEDTGGDFGVIISVTGKR; encoded by the coding sequence TTGCGACGCACATATCATAGCGGCGTCGGTATATTGTCTAATGGCAATGTTGTATTCATCATCTCAAAAGAAGCAAATACTACCTTCTTCGACTTCGCGAGTATATTCAAAGATCTCTTCGGATGTAGCGATGCACTCTACCTTGATGGTGCCATTTCAAAAATGTACCTGCCGCAACATCGACCCGAAGATACAGGCGGCGACTTTGGTGTTATTATTTCGGTTACCGGTAAGCGTTAA
- a CDS encoding putative glycolipid-binding domain-containing protein, translated as MRTQRILWKGIYYNTLEYLHIQSDTTHDIQGNITGLVKDLPIHVQYKISTNAQWEVQTVIISILEHGENTLQLTRANDRWQDKQGTVHAIFDDCTDIDISLTPFTNTLPINRLSLAIGASADIAVVYFDLPGMDIKPARQRYSRLSATTYRYESLTSGFTAELEVDEAGLVINYPEIWERIATHIS; from the coding sequence ATGCGTACACAGCGTATCCTCTGGAAAGGCATTTATTATAACACGCTGGAATATCTTCATATCCAGTCAGATACCACACATGATATACAGGGGAATATTACTGGTCTGGTTAAGGATCTGCCGATACATGTGCAATACAAAATTAGTACGAACGCTCAATGGGAAGTACAAACAGTTATCATCAGTATCCTTGAACATGGGGAGAATACCTTACAGCTCACACGGGCAAACGATCGCTGGCAGGATAAGCAGGGTACTGTGCATGCCATCTTCGACGATTGTACGGACATTGATATTTCATTAACGCCTTTCACCAACACGCTGCCGATCAACAGGCTGTCATTAGCTATAGGTGCTTCAGCTGACATCGCCGTTGTATATTTTGACCTACCGGGTATGGATATTAAACCCGCCAGGCAACGATATTCACGGCTATCAGCAACCACCTACAGATATGAAAGCCTGACCTCCGGATTCACTGCTGAACTGGAAGTGGATGAAGCAGGATTAGTGATCAACTATCCGGAAATATGGGAGAGAATTGCGACGCACATATCATAG
- a CDS encoding AAA family ATPase → MITLAAANVYSQSVLTTPMTDYYTKWKVKLPEKQQYPAFGDSLLSFSNAASRSRKYVIAPFVPITYDTFIGVYEHNKRNPKQVVVVHKQRNPLLTVHGNVMYDLFYQSSVDTPVTQKDVYQHTVQTSLELTYKDNYPIRLNFSTRMGNSSLFRNLTDFNLQYTNRDFKNAMMKKARGWDAGKYAQLEELQQLRAQVEAKQLEINKLKKWKSDPALLQHIIEARERAYYAKIRDSLEALNKPDLRIPDLDISKRKRSDGKLSDLEEKSKKVNESADSVLQRFNDKYAAVDKKIDSLQQELAKLQGVYKQQENIYNIRKNALTDVLARSKNNKELADNLKAMNLPDSILPKGYKHLLAIRTVGVGRLLVDYSELTAKNISIFGAQAEYNPDYYVAFATGRVDYRFRDFIFNDNRTKQHLNLVRVGKGMRDGNNIILTYYTGRKQVYNFNTVSNNGTPSPTNLSQHIMGLSLEGRWQLDENNYIKGEIAKSSLPTYARPVGEHEDAGNGIFKLGDHSNEAYAISANSVLPKTGTRFSGVFKMMGANFQSFSLYTTGSSQTGWALKVDQPFFQQQLTLSAGIRKNDFTTSYQQTNYSSNTVFKSFQATFRRKKWPTLTLGYFPSSQLTKMSDTSYAENLYYNLSGTASHFYYYRGIMMSTMLTYTQFYNKQTDSSFLYFNSKNMVLSQTVFYGRFIFTAGGAIAVNPEYNLYTGEGGVQYKMLSWFELGGGMKYNYQTSFNLTQIGFSGNAKITIPKLGEIAVMAEKAFIPGMQKRLVSSNNGRVTYIKTF, encoded by the coding sequence ATGATTACTTTGGCCGCTGCCAATGTATATAGTCAGTCTGTGCTAACTACGCCCATGACGGACTATTACACGAAGTGGAAAGTAAAATTGCCCGAAAAGCAGCAATATCCTGCATTCGGTGACAGTCTGCTGTCGTTTTCTAACGCAGCCAGCAGATCAAGGAAGTATGTTATTGCCCCTTTTGTTCCAATCACTTACGATACTTTCATTGGCGTTTATGAGCATAATAAGAGAAATCCTAAGCAGGTAGTCGTCGTGCATAAACAACGTAATCCGCTGCTGACTGTACATGGTAATGTGATGTACGATCTCTTCTACCAGTCAAGTGTAGACACACCTGTCACGCAGAAGGATGTATACCAGCATACCGTGCAGACGAGTCTTGAGCTGACTTACAAGGACAATTATCCTATCAGGCTGAACTTTTCTACCCGTATGGGTAATTCTTCTCTCTTCAGGAATCTTACCGATTTTAATCTCCAGTATACCAACCGGGATTTTAAGAATGCGATGATGAAGAAGGCGAGGGGCTGGGATGCGGGGAAATATGCGCAACTCGAGGAGTTACAGCAGCTGCGGGCACAGGTGGAAGCGAAGCAGCTGGAAATTAATAAACTGAAGAAGTGGAAGAGTGATCCAGCCTTGTTACAGCATATCATTGAAGCCCGTGAGCGAGCGTATTATGCGAAGATACGGGATTCCCTGGAGGCGTTGAACAAGCCTGATTTAAGGATCCCTGACCTGGATATCAGTAAGCGCAAGCGGTCTGACGGTAAATTGTCTGACCTGGAAGAGAAGAGTAAGAAAGTGAATGAATCGGCGGACTCCGTACTGCAACGGTTCAATGACAAGTATGCGGCAGTGGACAAGAAGATAGACTCACTACAGCAGGAACTGGCAAAGTTGCAGGGTGTATACAAGCAACAGGAGAATATTTACAATATCAGAAAGAATGCATTGACCGATGTGTTAGCCCGTAGTAAAAATAACAAGGAACTCGCGGACAACCTCAAAGCAATGAACCTCCCTGATTCTATATTACCTAAAGGATATAAACATCTGCTTGCTATCCGGACAGTGGGAGTAGGGCGCCTGTTAGTGGACTATTCAGAGCTGACGGCGAAGAATATCAGCATATTCGGGGCCCAGGCAGAGTATAATCCTGATTACTATGTGGCTTTTGCGACAGGCAGAGTTGATTACCGTTTCAGGGACTTCATCTTCAATGACAACAGGACGAAACAGCACCTCAATCTGGTACGTGTTGGTAAGGGTATGCGGGATGGTAATAATATCATACTGACTTATTACACCGGTAGAAAGCAGGTGTATAATTTTAATACTGTTTCTAATAATGGAACGCCGAGTCCGACGAACCTGAGTCAGCATATTATGGGATTATCCCTGGAGGGAAGATGGCAGTTGGACGAAAATAACTATATCAAGGGAGAGATCGCTAAATCATCTCTGCCGACTTACGCAAGACCAGTAGGAGAGCATGAGGATGCCGGCAATGGTATTTTCAAACTGGGCGATCATTCTAATGAGGCATATGCTATCTCTGCCAACTCTGTGTTGCCTAAAACAGGCACCAGGTTTAGTGGTGTGTTTAAGATGATGGGGGCTAATTTCCAGTCGTTCAGTCTGTATACTACCGGTTCTTCTCAAACAGGTTGGGCGCTGAAGGTGGACCAGCCTTTCTTTCAGCAACAGCTGACATTAAGTGCAGGTATCAGAAAGAACGATTTTACGACCAGTTACCAGCAAACGAATTATTCCAGTAACACCGTATTTAAGAGCTTCCAGGCCACGTTCCGCAGGAAGAAATGGCCGACACTGACACTGGGGTATTTCCCAAGTTCACAGCTGACGAAGATGAGTGATACGAGCTATGCCGAGAACCTGTACTACAATCTGTCAGGAACTGCGAGTCATTTCTACTATTACAGGGGAATCATGATGAGCACGATGCTGACTTATACACAGTTTTATAATAAACAGACGGATAGTAGCTTCTTATATTTCAACAGTAAGAATATGGTATTAAGCCAGACGGTATTTTATGGCAGGTTCATATTTACAGCGGGTGGTGCAATAGCTGTGAATCCTGAGTATAATTTATATACCGGGGAAGGTGGTGTGCAATACAAGATGCTTAGCTGGTTTGAATTAGGTGGAGGTATGAAATACAATTATCAGACCTCCTTCAATCTTACCCAGATCGGTTTTTCCGGTAACGCGAAGATCACAATCCCTAAGCTGGGGGAGATCGCAGTCATGGCAGAAAAGGCATTTATACCAGGAATGCAGAAGCGCCTGGTATCCAGTAATAACGGAAGAGTAACTTATATAAAGACATTTTGA